The Deltaproteobacteria bacterium genome window below encodes:
- the ccoG gene encoding cytochrome c oxidase accessory protein CcoG: MDTPAGPLEAPKTIGKGGRRVWLYPEWFRGRMLTWRSIVHGVLVAMLMVGPWIDIGAHPAIRVDIPGRRIHFWGLHLFATDGAYLMFLLGFIVLSVFLFTALFGRVWCGWACPQTVFVESLVRPIERLLEGNAHQRQKLDAAPWTAGKIARKLTKYAAYLVIAGGIGTTFTAYFLGRDGTFEAQLHPSSHPAGTFTFLFITGLLLFDFAYFREQVCLVVCPYGRFQSALLDRNSLTVVYDDPRGEPRGKKGTKDVGDCVDCRRCVTVCPTGTDIRRGVTMECTQCMACIDACDDVMAKLQRPKGLIRIASENAIAKQPQKIIRPRIILYGGALAAVMLAFAIGVAGRSDIEINVSRAVGAPYATGPDGRVQNTMQLRIANKGEGLRAFTVEAVAPADLEVVAPISPFEVGPGLVEHMPVFLLRDPATIRDRHETVTLRVKDGGEWSEEISTEFISGGPQ, encoded by the coding sequence ATGGACACCCCCGCAGGACCCCTCGAAGCGCCCAAGACCATCGGCAAGGGCGGCCGGCGCGTGTGGCTCTACCCCGAGTGGTTCCGCGGCCGCATGCTGACCTGGCGCTCCATCGTGCACGGGGTGTTGGTCGCGATGCTCATGGTCGGGCCGTGGATCGACATCGGCGCGCACCCGGCGATCCGCGTCGACATCCCCGGCCGCCGCATCCACTTCTGGGGCCTGCACCTGTTCGCCACCGACGGCGCCTACCTGATGTTCCTGCTCGGGTTCATCGTGCTGTCGGTGTTCCTGTTCACGGCGCTGTTCGGCCGCGTCTGGTGTGGCTGGGCCTGCCCGCAGACGGTGTTCGTCGAGTCGCTGGTGCGACCGATCGAGCGCCTGCTCGAGGGCAACGCGCACCAGCGCCAGAAGCTCGACGCGGCGCCGTGGACGGCCGGAAAGATCGCCCGCAAGCTCACCAAGTACGCCGCCTACCTCGTGATCGCCGGTGGCATCGGCACCACCTTCACGGCCTACTTCCTCGGCCGTGACGGCACGTTCGAGGCCCAGCTGCACCCCAGCAGCCACCCCGCGGGGACCTTCACGTTCCTGTTCATCACCGGGCTGCTGCTGTTCGACTTCGCGTACTTCCGCGAGCAGGTGTGCCTGGTGGTGTGCCCGTACGGCCGCTTCCAGTCGGCGCTGCTCGATCGCAATTCGCTCACCGTCGTGTATGACGACCCCCGCGGCGAGCCCCGCGGCAAGAAGGGCACGAAGGACGTCGGGGACTGCGTCGACTGCCGCCGCTGCGTCACGGTGTGCCCGACCGGCACCGACATCCGCCGCGGCGTGACGATGGAGTGCACGCAGTGCATGGCGTGCATCGATGCTTGCGACGACGTGATGGCGAAGCTGCAGCGCCCCAAGGGCTTGATTCGCATCGCCAGCGAGAACGCGATCGCCAAGCAACCGCAGAAGATCATCCGCCCCCGCATCATCCTGTACGGTGGCGCGCTGGCGGCCGTGATGCTCGCGTTCGCGATCGGCGTGGCGGGGCGCAGCGACATCGAGATCAACGTCAGCCGTGCCGTCGGAGCGCCCTACGCCACTGGCCCCGACGGCCGCGTGCAGAACACCATGCAGCTGCGCATCGCCAACAAGGGCGAGGGCCTGCGCGCGTTCACCGTCGAGGCGGTCGCGCCGGCCGATCTCGAGGTCGTCGCACCGATCTCCCCCTTCGAGGTCGGGCCGGGCCTGGTCGAGCACATGCCGGTGTTCCTGCTGCGCGACCCGGCCACGATCCGCGACCGCCACGAGACCGTCACCCTTCGCGTGAAGGACGGCGGCGAGTGGTCCGAGGAGATTTCCACCGAGTTCATCTCGGGAGGTCCGCAATGA
- a CDS encoding FixH family protein: MNAPVALPMAPRRSPWPWAIALGLGAGVAANLWMVSIAVRNGSVPVPGDIQHELVAYEDVASAHRAAAALGWRVVLDTCVPVPAAEATAACRMTVHVTDAVGHAVSGLRGSITARRGDDARFDREAAIVGRTDGDYEVVLPLVRGGLYRLDVALDGGAAPWIGTRELLARESGTP; this comes from the coding sequence ATGAACGCTCCTGTTGCTCTGCCGATGGCGCCGCGTCGCTCGCCGTGGCCGTGGGCGATCGCGCTGGGCCTCGGTGCCGGCGTCGCCGCCAATCTCTGGATGGTGTCGATCGCGGTGCGCAACGGCTCGGTGCCGGTGCCCGGCGACATCCAGCACGAGCTGGTCGCCTACGAGGACGTCGCGTCCGCGCACCGGGCCGCCGCGGCGCTGGGCTGGCGCGTCGTGCTCGATACCTGCGTGCCGGTGCCCGCCGCCGAGGCGACGGCCGCCTGTCGCATGACGGTACACGTCACCGATGCCGTCGGTCACGCGGTGTCAGGCCTGCGCGGCAGCATCACCGCACGACGGGGCGACGACGCCCGCTTCGATCGCGAAGCCGCGATCGTCGGCCGCACCGACGGCGACTACGAGGTCGTGTTGCCGCTGGTCCGCGGCGGACTCTATCGCCTCGACGTCGCGCTCGACGGCGGTGCGGCGCCGTGGATCGGCACACGCGAGCTGCTCGCGCGGGAGTCGGGCACGCCATGA
- a CDS encoding sulfite exporter TauE/SafE family protein — MMFLSIVFASLLGSLHCAAMCGGIATVAAAGGPGSSRARRLWGALAYHGGRGLGYVGLGAIAGSFGAGLDRGAMASLGVQDVAAVVMGAVLLVMALRPWLSRSAPLVRLRRTPSRSPVSRWLASVLPRGGAVGCGTVGLLTGALPCGWLWSFLVVAAGTAHAEHGALVMLAMWLGTLPSLVGVTLLAGLVGPRLGRLAPKLTSAVLVVVAIATMTGRLAPHWHADDDEEPTCCHHP; from the coding sequence ATGATGTTCCTCTCGATCGTGTTCGCGAGCCTGCTGGGCAGCCTGCACTGCGCGGCGATGTGCGGCGGCATTGCGACGGTCGCGGCGGCCGGCGGCCCCGGATCGTCGCGGGCGCGTCGCCTGTGGGGCGCGCTCGCCTACCACGGCGGCCGCGGACTCGGCTACGTCGGGCTCGGCGCGATCGCAGGCTCGTTCGGCGCCGGGCTCGATCGCGGCGCGATGGCGAGCCTGGGCGTGCAGGACGTCGCAGCGGTGGTGATGGGCGCGGTGTTGCTGGTGATGGCGCTGCGTCCTTGGCTGTCGCGGAGCGCACCGCTGGTGCGTCTGCGCCGGACGCCATCGCGCTCGCCGGTGTCGCGCTGGCTCGCGAGCGTACTGCCACGCGGTGGTGCGGTCGGCTGCGGCACCGTGGGACTGCTGACCGGCGCCCTACCCTGCGGCTGGCTGTGGAGCTTCCTGGTGGTCGCCGCCGGCACCGCCCACGCCGAGCACGGCGCGCTGGTGATGCTGGCGATGTGGCTCGGTACGCTGCCGAGCCTCGTGGGCGTGACGCTGCTGGCTGGCCTGGTGGGCCCGCGACTCGGGCGACTGGCGCCCAAGCTCACCAGTGCGGTGCTGGTGGTGGTCGCGATCGCGACCATGACCGGCAGGCTCGCGCCGCACTGGCACGCCGACGACGACGAGGAACCCACGTGTTGCCATCATCCGTGA
- the cadA gene encoding cadmium-translocating P-type ATPase, producing MLPSSVSSSCAHCGLPAPAGEAPVFCCDGCATVYAALSSCGLSDYYALRRELADAERTRGAIAPADPHRYAWLDDDARLAEHGFTPGEVVLRLTGLHCAACVWLLERLPRALPGVLRARVDYGKATLSLRWDPQAIALSHIAAFVHDLGYPVRLVASEAEDLSRKQARAQLWRIGVTGALAGNTMMAAFALYAGELSGMDGSFERLFSWLGLGFALPVVTWGAWPFHRGALAGLRMRSFHMDLPISIGIAAGFIASAWNTVTGHGEVYFDTVAILVFLLLLGRRLQTWGQQRAQTRGELMATLLPAMAERAEAGGWSAVRSDKLVPGDRVRVATDARVPADGEVVAGRSHVDVALLTGESVPEAIAPGAGVFAGAINMGPAFELEVRKVGDGTRLGQVLARACDDDARQADVVRLADRIAGWFVLAVLGLAAAGGAVWWWLAPAHAFDVVVALLVVSCPCALGLATPMALSIARSRAGHQGLILRSAAALEPLARVHRVVIDKTGTLTEGRLRIVTHDVPETMRASVAAMARRSRHPVARALAAWADASDAATIEDFEEVPGAGMQARCDGVIVRIGSAAWLGGGERPLVSAALAAAQTPVLVERDGVIVGGFAIADRIRDEAPELLARMRALGLEVALRSGDEPQVVAAVAARLGIADARGRCSPEDKAKDVGLAPSIMIGDGINDAPALRAASVGIAVRGGAEAALAVADAYVARGDLRDVATLLEGARATMTVVRRNLGFSLLYNLVFASLALAGMVTPLLAAILMPLSSLTVIGSSMVGGIARPQRPATAAAPVARPRTA from the coding sequence GTGTTGCCATCATCCGTGAGCTCGAGCTGTGCGCACTGCGGCCTGCCGGCGCCCGCCGGCGAGGCACCGGTGTTCTGCTGCGACGGCTGCGCGACGGTCTACGCCGCGCTGTCGAGCTGCGGGCTGTCGGACTACTACGCACTGCGCCGCGAGCTCGCCGATGCCGAGCGCACCCGGGGTGCGATTGCCCCCGCCGATCCCCACCGCTACGCGTGGCTCGACGACGACGCGCGCTTGGCCGAGCACGGATTCACGCCCGGCGAGGTCGTGCTGCGGCTGACGGGGCTGCACTGTGCCGCGTGCGTGTGGCTGCTCGAGCGACTCCCGCGGGCGCTGCCCGGCGTGCTGCGGGCGCGCGTCGACTACGGCAAGGCGACACTGTCGCTGCGGTGGGATCCGCAGGCGATCGCACTCTCGCACATCGCGGCATTCGTGCACGACCTCGGCTATCCCGTGCGCCTGGTCGCGTCCGAGGCCGAGGACCTCTCGCGCAAGCAAGCCCGCGCCCAGCTGTGGCGCATCGGCGTGACCGGTGCGCTGGCTGGCAACACCATGATGGCCGCGTTCGCGCTCTATGCCGGCGAGCTCTCGGGCATGGACGGCAGCTTCGAGCGGCTGTTCTCGTGGCTCGGGCTGGGTTTCGCGCTGCCGGTGGTGACGTGGGGCGCGTGGCCGTTCCACCGCGGCGCGCTCGCGGGCCTGCGCATGCGGAGCTTCCACATGGATCTGCCGATCTCGATCGGCATCGCGGCGGGCTTCATCGCCAGCGCGTGGAACACCGTGACCGGCCACGGCGAGGTCTACTTCGACACCGTCGCGATCCTCGTGTTCTTGCTGCTGCTGGGGCGGCGCCTGCAGACGTGGGGGCAGCAACGCGCGCAGACCCGCGGCGAGCTGATGGCCACGCTGCTGCCGGCGATGGCCGAGCGGGCCGAGGCCGGCGGCTGGTCGGCGGTGCGCAGCGACAAGCTCGTGCCGGGCGATCGCGTGCGCGTCGCGACCGACGCCCGCGTGCCCGCCGACGGCGAGGTCGTGGCCGGCCGCAGCCACGTCGACGTCGCGCTGCTCACCGGCGAGTCGGTGCCAGAGGCGATCGCCCCGGGCGCCGGCGTGTTCGCGGGCGCGATCAACATGGGTCCGGCGTTCGAGCTCGAGGTGCGCAAGGTCGGCGACGGCACGCGACTGGGGCAGGTGCTCGCACGCGCTTGCGACGACGACGCGCGCCAAGCCGACGTCGTGCGGCTGGCCGATCGCATCGCGGGGTGGTTCGTGCTCGCGGTGCTGGGCCTCGCTGCGGCCGGGGGCGCGGTGTGGTGGTGGCTCGCGCCCGCGCACGCGTTCGATGTCGTGGTCGCGCTGCTGGTGGTCTCGTGCCCGTGCGCGCTGGGCCTGGCCACGCCGATGGCGCTGTCGATCGCGCGCAGCCGCGCCGGTCATCAGGGCCTCATCCTGCGCTCCGCCGCCGCGCTCGAGCCGCTCGCGCGCGTGCATCGGGTCGTCATCGACAAGACCGGCACGCTCACGGAGGGGCGCCTGCGCATCGTCACCCACGACGTGCCCGAGACCATGCGCGCCAGCGTGGCCGCGATGGCCCGTCGCAGCCGTCATCCGGTCGCGCGTGCGCTGGCCGCCTGGGCCGACGCGAGCGACGCGGCCACGATCGAGGACTTCGAGGAGGTCCCCGGCGCTGGCATGCAGGCGCGCTGCGACGGCGTCATCGTGCGCATCGGCAGCGCGGCCTGGCTCGGCGGCGGCGAGCGACCGCTGGTGAGCGCGGCGCTGGCCGCCGCTCAGACCCCGGTGCTGGTGGAGCGCGACGGCGTCATCGTCGGCGGCTTCGCGATCGCCGACCGCATCCGCGACGAGGCACCGGAGCTGCTCGCCCGCATGCGTGCGCTCGGACTCGAGGTCGCGTTGCGCAGCGGCGACGAGCCGCAGGTGGTCGCCGCGGTCGCGGCCCGCCTCGGCATCGCCGACGCGCGCGGTCGCTGCTCACCCGAGGACAAGGCCAAGGACGTCGGGCTCGCGCCGTCGATCATGATCGGCGACGGCATCAACGACGCGCCGGCACTGCGCGCGGCTTCGGTCGGTATCGCCGTGCGCGGCGGTGCCGAGGCGGCGCTCGCGGTCGCGGATGCCTACGTCGCACGCGGTGACCTCCGCGACGTCGCCACGCTGCTCGAGGGTGCACGCGCGACGATGACGGTGGTGCGCCGCAACCTCGGCTTCTCGCTGCTGTACAACCTGGTGTTCGCGTCGCTGGCCCTGGCTGGCATGGTCACGCCGCTGCTGGCCGCGATCTTGATGCCGCTCAGCTCGCTCACGGTGATCGGCAGCTCCATGGTCGGCGGCATCGCACGGCCGCAGCGACCGGCCACCGCGGCCGCCCCGGTCGCGCGCCCGCGCACCGCTTGA
- a CDS encoding winged helix-turn-helix transcriptional regulator: MGRRTVTVFDRESEPLERRIATGLHKLGLAMKHEAWSRASADGLSPTQGHILSMLVNEGPLRASEVAAKLGVTPPTVADAVSTLVDKGMLEKRPDPSHGRALLLHPTAQGRTLARRVATWPDFLATACEALRADEQAVFLTGVVAMIRALQADGRIAQARMCVGCRYFQPHVHDGALPHHCAYVDAPMSASHLRVECAEHEPAATADADAQWQRFRDPG, encoded by the coding sequence ATGGGCAGACGCACCGTCACGGTCTTCGATCGCGAGTCCGAACCTCTCGAGCGGCGCATCGCCACTGGGCTGCACAAGCTCGGCCTCGCGATGAAGCACGAGGCGTGGTCGCGCGCGAGCGCAGATGGGCTCTCACCGACGCAGGGCCACATCCTCTCGATGCTCGTCAACGAGGGGCCACTGCGCGCCAGCGAGGTGGCCGCGAAGCTGGGCGTCACGCCGCCGACCGTGGCCGACGCGGTGTCGACCCTGGTCGACAAGGGCATGCTCGAGAAGCGTCCCGATCCGTCGCACGGACGCGCGCTGCTGCTTCATCCCACCGCGCAGGGCCGCACGCTCGCGCGTCGGGTGGCGACGTGGCCCGACTTCCTCGCCACCGCCTGCGAGGCGCTGCGCGCCGACGAGCAGGCGGTGTTCCTCACCGGCGTGGTCGCGATGATCCGAGCGCTCCAGGCCGACGGTCGCATCGCGCAGGCGCGCATGTGCGTGGGCTGCCGCTACTTCCAGCCCCACGTGCACGACGGCGCCCTGCCGCATCACTGCGCGTACGTCGACGCGCCGATGTCGGCGTCGCATCTGCGGGTCGAGTGCGCCGAGCACGAGCCCGCGGCCACGGCCGACGCCGACGCGCAGTGGCAGCGCTTCCGCGACCCCGGCTAG
- a CDS encoding protogloblin ApPgb, translating to MSIPGYTHGTAAVGRSPVSLETFAQMKASVLFGDDDVAALRSSQAIVADEVEAILDVWYGFVGSQPHLLASFTGRSDGKPQGDYLAAVRRRFGQWILDTARAEYDQAWLDYQHEIGLRHHRAKKNRTDGADAAELVPFRNLFALVVPITFTLRPFLAAKGASATQVEAMFAAWLKSCLLQVTLWSHPYVRDGDF from the coding sequence ATGTCCATCCCCGGCTACACCCATGGCACCGCGGCCGTCGGCCGCTCACCGGTCTCGCTCGAGACCTTCGCGCAGATGAAGGCGAGCGTGCTGTTCGGCGACGACGACGTCGCGGCGCTGCGCAGCTCGCAGGCGATCGTCGCCGACGAGGTCGAGGCGATCCTCGACGTCTGGTACGGCTTCGTCGGCTCGCAGCCGCACCTGCTGGCGTCGTTCACCGGCCGCAGCGACGGCAAGCCGCAGGGCGACTACCTCGCAGCGGTCCGCCGCCGCTTCGGCCAGTGGATCCTCGACACCGCACGCGCCGAGTACGACCAAGCGTGGCTCGACTACCAGCACGAGATCGGGCTGCGACACCATCGCGCCAAGAAGAACCGCACCGACGGCGCCGACGCAGCCGAACTGGTGCCGTTTCGGAATCTGTTCGCGCTGGTGGTGCCGATCACCTTCACGCTGCGACCATTCCTCGCGGCCAAGGGCGCCAGCGCGACGCAGGTCGAGGCGATGTTCGCCGCGTGGCTGAAGAGCTGCCTGCTGCAGGTCACCCTGTGGAGCCACCCCTACGTCAGAGACGGGGACTTCTAG
- a CDS encoding c-type cytochrome: MKPTTFVRLGALSLAFGLLAVACGGGGEQKKKSSADPAVVAEAKQIWDTRCATCHGPQGMGNGPNAAQLKTKPRTFKDADWQKNTTDERIKQVMVEGGASVGLSADMAANPDLKDKPAVVEELLAMVRSFS, from the coding sequence ATGAAACCCACCACGTTCGTTCGACTCGGCGCCCTCAGCCTCGCGTTCGGCCTCCTGGCCGTCGCCTGCGGCGGCGGTGGCGAGCAGAAGAAGAAGTCCAGCGCCGACCCGGCAGTGGTGGCCGAGGCCAAGCAGATCTGGGACACCCGCTGCGCGACGTGCCACGGCCCGCAGGGCATGGGCAACGGCCCCAACGCGGCCCAGCTCAAGACCAAGCCGCGCACGTTCAAGGACGCCGACTGGCAGAAGAACACCACCGACGAGCGCATCAAGCAGGTGATGGTCGAGGGTGGTGCGAGCGTGGGTCTGTCGGCCGACATGGCCGCCAACCCCGACCTCAAGGACAAGCCCGCCGTCGTCGAGGAGCTGCTCGCGATGGTGCGCAGCTTCAGCTGA
- the fusA gene encoding elongation factor G → MASALDIRHIRDIGIMAHIDAGKTTTTERILFYTGITHRIGEVHDGAAVMDYMPQEQERGITITAAATTCHWREHRINIIDTPGHVDFTVEVERSLRVLDGAIAVFDAVSGVEPQSETVWRQADRYHVPRLAFVNKLDRVGATLELTVGMLRDRLGAHPMVAQIPIGLEGDFAGIIDLLTLEELRFVGEHGEQVQRTALVAGSALHEQALAARMQLVEAVGEVDDEIMAAYLEQGVEVDAVLLRAAMRRATLANRGVVVLCGSSLKNKGVQPLLDAVIDFLPAPNDLPPVEAIREGDGATVLRAPSYDDPFLALAFKVLFDPHRGPLVFFRVYSGKLRIKDALQNASKNRKEKPQRLLQVHANKTAEIDEVGVGNIAAAVGLKWTGTGDTLVLADDKERVVLAGMQIPEPVIFRAIEAKTAADQPALDEALARFVREDPSFQVQQDRDSGQTLVCGQGELHLEIIIDRMMREHRLEVHVGKPQVAYRETLSRPIGKTLEYERDAGGKRQYAKVVLELAPRERGSGNAFEASVPKTPTGQPGLPPVFVQSTKTGCEDALTRGPLLGYPVIDTEVRLVGATHREGDSSDASFQAAAAMATMQAFEEAGAVLLEPTMAVEVVVPDDFTGNVVSDLNGRRGRIMGMEPARASTEGGRSTAQIVRAEVPLAEMVGYSTAIRSATQGRASYTMQFSHYDVVPHDVQQAIITRMRGY, encoded by the coding sequence ATGGCTTCTGCGCTCGACATCCGCCACATCCGCGACATCGGCATCATGGCCCACATCGATGCCGGCAAGACCACGACCACCGAGCGCATCCTGTTCTACACCGGCATCACGCACCGCATCGGCGAGGTCCACGACGGCGCCGCGGTGATGGACTACATGCCGCAGGAGCAGGAGCGGGGCATCACCATCACGGCCGCCGCGACCACCTGCCACTGGCGGGAGCATCGCATCAACATCATCGACACCCCCGGCCACGTCGACTTCACGGTCGAGGTCGAGCGCTCGCTGCGGGTGCTCGACGGCGCGATCGCGGTGTTCGACGCGGTGTCGGGTGTGGAGCCGCAGTCCGAGACGGTGTGGCGGCAGGCCGATCGCTACCATGTGCCGCGGCTGGCCTTCGTCAACAAGCTCGATCGCGTCGGCGCGACCCTCGAGCTCACCGTCGGGATGTTGCGCGATCGCCTCGGCGCGCATCCGATGGTCGCGCAGATCCCCATCGGCCTCGAGGGCGACTTCGCCGGCATCATCGATCTCCTGACCCTCGAGGAGCTGCGCTTCGTGGGCGAGCACGGCGAGCAGGTCCAGCGGACTGCGCTGGTCGCCGGCAGTGCGTTGCACGAGCAGGCCCTGGCGGCGCGCATGCAACTGGTCGAGGCGGTCGGCGAGGTCGACGACGAGATCATGGCCGCTTACCTCGAGCAGGGTGTCGAGGTCGACGCCGTGCTGCTGCGCGCGGCCATGCGCCGCGCGACGCTGGCCAACCGCGGCGTGGTGGTGCTCTGCGGCAGCTCGCTCAAGAACAAGGGCGTGCAGCCGCTGCTCGATGCGGTGATCGACTTCTTGCCTGCGCCGAACGATCTGCCGCCGGTCGAGGCGATCCGCGAGGGCGACGGCGCCACCGTGCTGCGCGCACCGAGCTACGATGACCCGTTCCTCGCGCTCGCGTTCAAGGTGCTGTTCGACCCCCACCGCGGGCCGCTGGTGTTCTTCCGGGTGTACTCCGGCAAGCTCCGCATCAAGGACGCGCTGCAGAACGCCAGCAAGAACCGCAAGGAGAAGCCCCAGCGGCTGCTGCAGGTGCACGCCAACAAGACCGCCGAGATCGACGAGGTCGGCGTCGGCAACATCGCGGCCGCGGTCGGTCTCAAGTGGACCGGCACCGGCGACACGCTGGTGCTCGCCGACGACAAGGAGCGGGTGGTGCTGGCCGGCATGCAGATTCCCGAGCCGGTCATCTTCCGCGCCATCGAGGCCAAGACCGCCGCCGATCAGCCCGCGCTCGACGAGGCGCTGGCGCGCTTCGTCCGCGAAGACCCCAGCTTCCAGGTGCAGCAGGACCGCGACAGTGGTCAGACCCTGGTGTGCGGCCAGGGCGAGCTCCACCTCGAGATCATCATCGACCGCATGATGCGCGAGCACCGGCTCGAGGTGCACGTCGGCAAGCCGCAGGTCGCCTACCGCGAGACGCTATCGCGGCCGATCGGCAAGACCCTCGAGTACGAGCGCGACGCGGGCGGCAAGCGGCAGTACGCCAAGGTCGTGCTCGAGCTGGCACCGCGGGAGCGCGGCAGCGGCAACGCCTTCGAGGCCAGCGTGCCCAAGACCCCGACCGGCCAGCCGGGGCTGCCGCCGGTGTTCGTGCAGTCGACCAAGACCGGCTGCGAGGACGCGCTCACCCGTGGCCCGCTGCTGGGCTACCCCGTCATCGATACCGAGGTGCGCCTGGTCGGCGCGACCCACCGCGAGGGCGACTCGTCGGACGCGAGCTTCCAGGCCGCGGCCGCGATGGCGACCATGCAGGCCTTCGAGGAGGCCGGTGCGGTGCTGCTCGAGCCGACCATGGCGGTCGAGGTGGTGGTGCCCGACGACTTCACGGGCAACGTGGTGTCGGACCTCAACGGTCGACGTGGTCGCATCATGGGCATGGAGCCCGCGCGCGCCTCCACCGAGGGCGGTCGCAGCACCGCGCAGATCGTCCGGGCCGAGGTGCCGCTGGCGGAGATGGTCGGCTACTCGACCGCGATCCGCTCGGCGACCCAGGGGCGCGCCAGCTACACGATGCAGTTCAGCCACTACGACGTGGTGCCGCACGACGTGCAGCAGGCGATCATCACCCGCATGCGCGGGTACTGA